GAGCGTGGAGACCGGCACCAGGTTGTAAAAAATCCAGGCCAGCTCAGTCACCTCTGGCACATCGCTCTGCACAAAGAGCGCCGCTTTTTCGGGGTCAAAGCCCAGCGCCAGATAGGTGACGGCCGCCTCGAAAGTGTAGCGCCGCAGCGCCTCGCGGTCGTGAATCGTGGTCAGCGCATGGTAATTGACAATGAAGAAGTACGATTCGTACTGCTCATGCAATTCCAGGTGCTGCCGGATTGCGCCAAAATAGTTACCCAGGTGCAGCTCGCCGGAGGGTTGAATGCCCGAGACCACAATGGTCCGCATAGCTACGCTGTTTGGCGGCACCGTTTGTGGGGATGTTGCGGTTGCACTTGCACTCATGACGCCGTTGCGCTGGCTGGTTTCGGATAACGTCGGGCCACTTTCTGCAAGTAGCGCAAACGTTCTTCACTGTGCTGACGCACCAGGTTGAGCGTAGCTTTGGTACGGATCTGATGGTTCAGCTTAAGCTCTTCTGCGACCAGCTGAAGAAAGTGCTGTTCGGCCTGCAGCAACCGGTGGATCATTTCAGCCGGGTCCGTGCCCAAGTTGAAGTCGTCCGGTTCCATGTCCACCCCACTGTAGGCTGTCCCTCCCGCGCTGAAGACCACCTCGGCCAGCTTGCCAACGTCTACACGGGCAATTTTCTGGAACTGCTCCAGCCGATCGGCCAACTCCGCATTGTCGATCGTACGAATTACGTAATCATGTTGATGATTGAGCGCAATATGCTCGCGGATGAGTGGATTGATCCGCTCGACCGTCTCCTGACGGGAGAGCGACTTTCCAATGCCACCTTTGTTGAAGATCAGTTCTTTCAGCGAAGCCATGGTCGGTTCAGGGTTGGTTTTACAGCAGGCCGGACGCGGCGACGCGCATGGCCTCGACCAGCGCCCGGGCTTTGTTAACGGTTTCCTCGTATTCGCGTTCGGGGTCACTATCGGCTACGATGCCTGCCCCGGCCTGCACATAGATGGTGCCGTTACGGACCACCATGGTACGGATGGCAATGCAGGTGTCCAGGTTGCCTGAAAAATCCATATAGCCCACAGCCCCGGCATAGATACCCCGACGCGTGGGTTCCAGCTCATCGATAATCTCCATGGCCCGTACCTTGGGAGCCCCGCTGACCGTGCCGGCCGGGAAGCATGCTGCCAGCGCATCGAGTGCATCATAACGTGGATCGAGCTCACCGGACACCAGCGAGACCAGATGCATCACGTGCGAATAGTGCACCACAAAAGCGAAACGCTCGACCTGGACCGTACCGAAGCGGCAGACACGCCCCAGATCATTTCGCCCCAGATCGACCAGCATCAGGTGTTCGGCCTGCTCCTTCGGATCAGCCTCCAGCTCAGCCTCCAGCGCTCGGTCCTCTTCGGGCGTGCGTCCTCGGGGTCGTGTGCCGGCGATAGGCAACACTTCGGCCCGCCCCTGCTCGACACGCACCAGTACTTCGGGCGACGAACCGATCAGCGCCAACTCACCGAAATCGATGTAGAACAGGTACGGCGACGGATTGACCTGGCGCAGCGCCCGGTACAGATTGAAGCGATCGCCCGCATACGGCGTGGCGAACCGCTGCGAAAGCACCACCTGGAAGATATCCCCTTCGTAAATATAGGCTTTGGCGCGGCAGACCGCCTCGCAGAAGGCCTGGCGGGTGAAGTTCGAGGCAAGCGGTGTCTCGGGTAGCGCGACCGGTTCAGGCACTTCCAGCGATGCCTGTGCCAGGGTGTTGGTCAGCCCATCCAACCGGGTAACGGCTTCGTCGTAGGCGATCCGTAGATCGGTGTCGGGCGCCACAAAGACACCGGCCATGAGCACAAGCTGGTGCCGCACGTGGTCAAAAGCTACAACGGTGTCGTAGAAGTTCCAGCAGGCCTCAGGCAATCCCAGATCATCAGGCGGTGAAGAGGGCAGGTGTTCCAGCTGCCGGATCATGTCGTAACCCAGGTACCCCACAGCCCCCCCGGTAAAGCGCGGAAGCTCAGACACCTGCACCGGATGATACCGGCGGAGCAGCCGCCGCATGGTGTCGAAAAAGCCCTCGGTCGCCCTCTCAGGCTCCGCATCCGACCGTCTGAGCACCACCTGTCCGTCGCGTACCTCTACGGTCAGGTATGGCCGCACGCCCAGGAACGAATAGCGTCCCAGCTTTTCGCCGCCCTCGACGCTTTCCAGCAGGAAGGCACCGGGTTCATGCCCGCGCAGCTTCAGAAAGGCCGACACCGGCGTGAGCAGATCAGCCCCCAGCCGTCGAAAGACCGGCACGAACAGGTGGGTGTGGCCGGCGGCCCGGTGCGCGTCGATCAACCTGTGGAACGCCTCGAACGTCATAGGACCTAACGAAAAAAGCCCACCGCCAAGCTCGCGGTGGGCCGTCTTGTCTTCCGTAACAGGATGCACCATCAGGCACGTGCGCGGCCCACCGCGGCGGGGGTAAACCACCACCAGCCGTAATAGTGGGCGCTATGATACGCAACGTGCCGCATCGTGGCGCTAAAGATACAACGCAGATGCCCTGTTCCACAAGCCTTTCTTTGAAAAATCGGCAAACGATGGTAACAGCTTAAGCAATCGATAACCCGGCTCCCGTTGCACAGGCGACAGCTCAACACGCTGACCACATCCAGCTCTCCTCTGAGCTATCAGCCAGCGCGCCCGTCAACCGATGCGCCTTTCTTCCCATAAGCTGCTGAAATTTCAGTCATTCCTCCCCCATCGCCCCCC
This genomic stretch from Rhodothermus sp. harbors:
- the trpE gene encoding anthranilate synthase component I; this encodes MVHPVTEDKTAHRELGGGLFSLGPMTFEAFHRLIDAHRAAGHTHLFVPVFRRLGADLLTPVSAFLKLRGHEPGAFLLESVEGGEKLGRYSFLGVRPYLTVEVRDGQVVLRRSDAEPERATEGFFDTMRRLLRRYHPVQVSELPRFTGGAVGYLGYDMIRQLEHLPSSPPDDLGLPEACWNFYDTVVAFDHVRHQLVLMAGVFVAPDTDLRIAYDEAVTRLDGLTNTLAQASLEVPEPVALPETPLASNFTRQAFCEAVCRAKAYIYEGDIFQVVLSQRFATPYAGDRFNLYRALRQVNPSPYLFYIDFGELALIGSSPEVLVRVEQGRAEVLPIAGTRPRGRTPEEDRALEAELEADPKEQAEHLMLVDLGRNDLGRVCRFGTVQVERFAFVVHYSHVMHLVSLVSGELDPRYDALDALAACFPAGTVSGAPKVRAMEIIDELEPTRRGIYAGAVGYMDFSGNLDTCIAIRTMVVRNGTIYVQAGAGIVADSDPEREYEETVNKARALVEAMRVAASGLL